The sequence CGGGTCACCGCCTCGGCGATGGCGTTCAGCTGGGCGGCGTTGCGGCGCATGTTGCGCAACAACTCCACCCCTTCGAGGGTCAGATAGGCCGCCTGGATGGCGAGGTCGCCCAGCTCGCGCATCTCCGGGCTGAATTCGGTCATGTCGAACAGCATGATCGACTTGGCGGTCTTCTGCATCTGGTCGATGGCGTCGTCGAGCGAGGTGGTCAGGTCACGGATGTCGCTGCGATCGAACGGGGTGACGAAGGTGCGGCGGATCTCGAGAAACACGGCGCGGGCGATCTCGTCCGCCGCCGCCTCGTGCCGCACGATGTCAGCGCAGGCTCCCGGGACGGCGTCGCCGCCGTTCAGGAGATTGCGCAGCGCCTCCGCGCCCTGGACCAACTGCCGGGCATGATCGATGAAATGATCGAAAAAGCCGTGCTCACGCGGCAAAAGAGCCTGAAACCAGCGCATTCAACCCGCCTCCCTGCCGCTGGATATAGACTCGACTCACGCGCTGGCGAGCACTTTTTATCCGTGTGCGGCGTTTTCGCCGCAGGCCGTCAGAACTCCAGGCATATCTTGCCGAAATGGCGCTGGGCGATCTGGTGCTCGAAGGCGGCGGCGATCCCCTCCAGCGGGAAGCTTCGGTCGATCACCGGACGAATGCCGGTCGCCTCGACCGCGGCGATCATTTCCCGCTGCTCCTGCTTGGAGCCCACCGTCACCCCCTTGATGGTGATGTTCTTGGCCATCACCGTGGCGGTCGAGATCTCGCCCGCCCAGCCGGCCAGGACGCCGATCAGCGAGATATGGCCTCCGAGCCGTGCGGCGGTGATCGACTGGCTCATGGTCCCGGCCCCGCCGATCTCGACCACCGCATCGACCCCGCCCTTCGACCAGGCGGCTGCGGCCCGGCCCCACTCGGGCTCTTCCTTGTAGTTGATCAGGTGATCGGCCCCCAGCGCCTTCAGCCTGGCCAGCTTTTCGGCCGAGGAGGAGGTGGCGACCACCCGGGCGCCCATGGCCTTGGCCAGCTGCAGGGCGAAGATCGAGACCCCGCCGGTGCCCTGGGTCAGCACCACGTCGCCGGGTTTGATCCGCGCCTCGACCACCAGGGCCCGCCACGCGGTCAGCGCCGCGCAGGGCAAGGTGGCGGCCTCGGCGAAGGACCAGCCTTCGGGCTGGCGGGTGAAGGCTTCGGCCGGCATGGCCACCAGCTCGGCGGCAAAGCCGTCCGCGCCGTCCCCCGGGACCGCCGCCATGCGCTCAACTGCGGGCAGCCCGGCCTCCCAGTGGGGGAAGAAGGTCGAGAGGACCTTGTCGCCGGGTTTGAAGACGGAGACGCCAGCCCCGACCTCGACCACCTCGCCGGCGCCGTCGGACATGGGGATGCGGCCGTCGGGCGTCTTGATGATCCCGGCGACCACCGCATAGTCGTGGAAGTTCAGCGAGCTGGCGCGCACCCGCACCAGCACCTCGCCCGGCCCCGGCCGAGGGTCCGGACGCTCCTCGATGACGATCTTGTCCAGCCCGCCGGGGGCCTTCAGGGCGGCGACTTTCATCCGGGATCCTCCTGCGGCGTGGGAGCGCCTTTGCTTGTCGGCTCAGTCGAACAGCCCCCACGGCCCGTGGCAATTCCCCTGCCGTTACGGCGATCCCGGCTTTATGCGCCTCACACTCCAGCCTGGGCCGCCGGGCGGGCCATCATGGCGTCGTACCAGCGGCGGACGTTGACCAGTTCTTCCGGCGGCTTGAACCTGGCCATGCGGGCGAAGTCGATGGCGGTCGCGGCCAGGATGTCGGCAATGGTCACCCGATCGGCGGCGATGAATTCGCTCTCGGCCAGGCGCCGGTCGATCAACTTCAAGCCGCGGGCGCCCGACTGGCGGCCGTTCTCGGCGATCTCGGGGATCTGGGTCTCCAACGCCGCCAGGGCCGGGTGGCTGTGGCGGACGGCCATCATCAGCGGCGTTGCGACCAGCATCTCGGCGCGGCGGGACCACATTTCAATGATCGCCGTCTCCTTCGCATCGCGGCCGAACAGGTTGGGCTCGGGATAGACGCTCTCCAGATAGCGGCAGATGGCGACGGATTCGGTGATGGCCGTGCCATCGTCCATCTCCAGGGCCGGAACG is a genomic window of Phenylobacterium montanum containing:
- a CDS encoding DUF47 domain-containing protein, which codes for MRWFQALLPREHGFFDHFIDHARQLVQGAEALRNLLNGGDAVPGACADIVRHEAAADEIARAVFLEIRRTFVTPFDRSDIRDLTTSLDDAIDQMQKTAKSIMLFDMTEFSPEMRELGDLAIQAAYLTLEGVELLRNMRRNAAQLNAIAEAVTRIENRSDEIYDQGMRALFKASQNRPMDFIAGAEVFDHLEKVLDRFEDVSNGISGILIEHL
- a CDS encoding zinc-dependent alcohol dehydrogenase family protein, encoding MKVAALKAPGGLDKIVIEERPDPRPGPGEVLVRVRASSLNFHDYAVVAGIIKTPDGRIPMSDGAGEVVEVGAGVSVFKPGDKVLSTFFPHWEAGLPAVERMAAVPGDGADGFAAELVAMPAEAFTRQPEGWSFAEAATLPCAALTAWRALVVEARIKPGDVVLTQGTGGVSIFALQLAKAMGARVVATSSSAEKLARLKALGADHLINYKEEPEWGRAAAAWSKGGVDAVVEIGGAGTMSQSITAARLGGHISLIGVLAGWAGEISTATVMAKNITIKGVTVGSKQEQREMIAAVEATGIRPVIDRSFPLEGIAAAFEHQIAQRHFGKICLEF
- a CDS encoding glutathione S-transferase — encoded protein: MKLFDSRRAPNPRRVRWFMAEKGIDDIEIIDVDLFGGQHKQLEYLQKFGAANVPALEMDDGTAITESVAICRYLESVYPEPNLFGRDAKETAIIEMWSRRAEMLVATPLMMAVRHSHPALAALETQIPEIAENGRQSGARGLKLIDRRLAESEFIAADRVTIADILAATAIDFARMARFKPPEELVNVRRWYDAMMARPAAQAGV